The Gigantopelta aegis isolate Gae_Host chromosome 3, Gae_host_genome, whole genome shotgun sequence genome segment ttattatttgtattgattcagttgattggttttgaaaatttatATTAACCACTGGTTAAGGTAACCAATGTTTTAACAACCGGCCCAAAGTGTATATTGATGGGATTGGAAATTATATAACACTTGTTTGCTTGGCATTTGACTGTCCTCGATGTTAGCCACACGACCACACAAGAAATCATACTCGTAGTTTAATagaaacataataaaatgtatagtGACTGcatttaaacttaaatttatatAGCATTAGTTCGCTTGTTATTTGACAGTTCTTGATATTAGCCACACGACCACACACGAATCATACTCGTAGTTTAATAGAAATATGAAATATGTATTGAAGGGATTTGAACTTGTATAGCACTGGTTCACTTGCTATTGGACAGTCCTTGATGTTAGCCACATGACCATCCAgaaatcacattttaataaaaacacaaagtttGTACTGACGGGATGTGAACCTTCCAAATGGTCAACCAGGAAACATACTCGTAGTTTAAtagaaacataataaaatatatattgatggCATTTGAACTGGTTCACttgttataaaaacacaaattaagtATGTACTGACAGGATTTGAACCTACTACACTAATGAGCATGGTTTTTGACAGTCCATACAGGGCTCTCAATGGGGTGAgttttgttttagccaattttcacatAAGTAGAGAaattccttgaaaattattcaacAGTCGCTAACTGAAAGAAAACACTGGCATAGGCCCAGCAGCTgcgatgtttatatatatatatatatatatatatatatatatatatatatatatatatatatatatatatatatgggtgtgTGTGCTCCCACATATTTTGGCACCTTCTTGTGCCTGTGGAAagttttattagccaaagactaaatgttgtagccactttgtataaaaattagcaaatggttaatttggcaatggacagggtgatcCTTGCCATGACATAATTATACTTACGACCAAACAGAACATCTTCTCAATTTGTCTCCCCACTCAACACAAGgatggatccaggattttttaaaggtgggggtcacaaaattctaaaaagggcagTTTGAATTTGTCTAAGACATCATCTGTAAGGAAATTTAGAGGCATGCTCCctggaaaattttgaaataaagatgcttAGTAATGCTTTTTTTCTATGCAGTTTAGGGttatatattgtggatgatgaatttaaaaaaaaaattcattaacaAGTGTACTTCAAAAAGAATccatgtgaccccccccccccccccccccccccccggatctgTCAGTGCCCCAGTCCCTCCTTACTGTTATCTTCTTTGATTAACCAcctcctctatatatatatatatatatatatatatatatatatatatatttatatactttagTTCAAAATAATCAGAGAAATATAATCAGTATTATCACGtttgtgtgtcataatgatttcacgtgcacaagaaatgacgtaattttgggaaacgATGTCATAACATAATGCAGTTTCCCTGGGTCTTAGCTATGTGTAATCACTTACCAAAATAacatcatttcgtcgtctccttctagttatgtttgaaacgttttgacattcataaaaataatattatggataatgtggataataaaaaaattattacacttgctcTTGCTCGGCCAAtaaaaaaatcctgacactcatttcgtaaaatcagtacgacacacaagcttgtataataagtTCTCTGTAATTTATAGGCTAAAGCACTCTGTTCAGGACACACACCATAGCTATTTGAGCTTACCCTATTTTCTGAAGTACGTACCTTTTTGTTTGGCTTGCTACtgagatgaccaaaaacactggATTGgtaaaattgataatttaaacaaaaagttgtaagatatttgtaatttattggtacaaaaagaagtaaaagcccccaaaatattttacactatcTAATaaccattgatttatttttcactaattgtttatataacatttgttttgtaacaGGTATAGAACAAACAGGCTCAGGAAATGGAACAATGATGGATTATGATTTTGACGAGTATGAAGATTACGAACCCGAATTCAGTGAAAAAACTACAGAAAAATACACTAGTATTAGCCCCCCTGTCTTAAACACTACTGAAAACAGTTCTAGTGCAATGGAAAACAGCAATAAATCTCTGCCGATTCCAAGTGATGAAAATCATATGGAAATATCCGCTTCAGATTTTCAAAATACTACAGCATTGTTATACTCTACTACTACGACAAAATCCATGACTGCAAGCACTAGAATTAATACCACTGTAACTGTTTTAAGTAACGCCACAACTATTTCTTTTACAAGCAATGACAATAGAGAGAACATAAGTACTGTAACCACAAAGAAAAGTGAAGTGCTAATGAAAACCACTGTTAATTATGACCTGTCCAAATCTTCTGAAAAACAGGACCATACGACGGCTGTTCGATCTGATCAAGATCAGGTGACTAGGTTTACTGTTGTGCAAACTACAACAGATATGAAGAAAGCTAAAACCACAAGAACATCTCATCCTACAGATGATACTAGAGTTCATATTGTGACCAATGAAGTGTTCACTGTGACCTTGAAACCCAATGGTAGACCCAACCACTGTaagtattactttttttttcacaatattttaggtcaggtcaggttatagggctttacgtgcacattcagagcaagctgttgtagcgcacacctgtcctgggcacaagagccgaccTCGGCCGgcttctctgtccaggacaggatacAATattttaggtcaggtcaggttatagggctttacgtgcacattcagagcaagctgttgtaacgcacacctgtcctgggcacaagagccgaccTCGGCCGgcttctctgtccaggacaggatacAATattttaggtcaggtcaggttatagggctttacgtgcacattcagagcaagctgttgtaacgcacacctgtcctgggcacaagagccgaccTCGGCCGgcttctctgtccaggacaggatacAATattttaggtcaggtcaggttatagggctttacgtgcacattcagagcaagctgttgtaacgcacACCTGTCCTGTGCACAAGAGCCGACCTCGGCCGgcttctctgtccaggacaggatacAATattttaggtcaggtcaggttatagggctttacgtgcacattcagagcaagctgttgtagcgcacacctgtcctgggcacaagagccgaccTCGGCCGgcttctctgtccaggacaggatacAATattttaggtcaggtcaggttatagggctttacgtgcacattcagagcaagctgttgtaacgcacacctgtcctgggcacaagagccgaccTCGGCCGgcttctctgtccaggacaggatacAATattttaggtcaggtcaggttatagggctttacgtgcacattcagagcaagctgttgtaacgcacacctgtcctgggcacaagagccgaccTCGGCCGgcttctctgtccaggacaggatacAGTattttaggtcaggtcaggttatagggctttacgtgcacattcagagcaagctgttgtaacgcacacctgtcctgggcacaagagccgaccTCGGCCGgcttctctgtccaggacaggatacAATattttaggtcaggtcaggttatagggctttacgtgcacattcagagcaagctgttgtaacgcacacctgtcctgggcacaagagccgaccTCGGCCGgcttctctgtccaggacaggatacAATattttaggtcaggtcaggttatagggctttacgtgcacattcagagcaagctgttgtaacgcacacctgtcctgggcacaagagccgaccTCGGCCGgcttctctgtccaggacaggatacAATattttaggtcaggtcaggttatagggctttacgtgcacattcagagcaagctgttgtaacgcacacctgtcctgggcacaagagccgaccTCGGCCGgcttctctgtccaggacaggatacAATattttaggtcaggtcaggttatagggctttacgtgcacattcagagcaagctgttgtagcgcacacctgtcctgggcacaagagccgaccTCGGCCGgcttctctgtccaggacaggatacAATattttaggtcaggtcaggttatagggctttacgtgcacattcagagcaagctgttgtaacgcacacctgtcctgggcacaagagccgaccTCGGCCGgcttctctgtccaggacaggatacAATattttaggtcaggtcaggttatagggctttacgtgcacattcagagcaagctgttgtaacgcacacctgtcctgggcacaagagccgaccTCGGCCGgcttctctgtccaggacaggatacAATattttaggtcaggtcaggttatagggctttacgtgcacattcagagcaagctgttgtaacgcacacctgtcctgggcacaagagccgaccTCGGCCGgcttctctgtccaggacaggatacAATattttaggtcaggtcaggttatagggctttacgtgcacattcagagcaagctgttgtagcgcacacatgtcctgggcacaagagccgaccTCGGCCGgcttctctgtccaggacaggatacaatattttagattattattactataataccTTTGATTTGTCACTTCATTGTGAGTGATTctaataacatttgttttgtaatataaatattatatatataaaatgttcaaatactaggaaacacattaattttattgaaaaatctTTAGAGGGTGACCAAATGCATCCATGTTTTGCAaccataacttttttttatggaGAATTGGCTGCTGTTTTgatgaatatatgtatgatgtagatttttttctgtttaattaatacaaattgAGTATTCCCTATTTACACCAGGTAGcagtattattttcatattcTCAAGTTAATGATGGAATGATTATGCGTGggattaattaatttgtaatttgttacaaataaatgttaaaaaaggtGAAATATTGCACTTGCAAATTTTGTAATAAGGCACCTTTAATATGAAGTTATAAGTTATTTCCTGTGTTCTTTTCCATTGTACAAAATACACTCATGACCTGTACCACATTAAAGCTACAAACTTTTAGCTGTTATTTGAAATACTCAGTTTTTattgaatgaaaaaaagaagtttgttttgtttaacgacaccactagagcacattgatttattaatcatcagctattggatgtcaaacatatggtaattttgacacagtcttagagcggaaacttgctacatttttacattagtagcaagggatcttttatatgcaccatcccacagacaggatagcacataccacggcctttgatataccagtcgtagtgcattggctgggaaacatagtccaatgggcccaccgacgtgaattgatcctagaccgaccgcacatcaggcgtgcgctttaccactgggctacgtcctgccccattaTTGAATGAAGTCACTGAAAAAGCAATGTAATCCTTCGATAAAATGcagaaaattatgtcattacagACATGGGCGTTCGAACCGGGGAGGGGGgtgggcaattgcccccccaaattcgggcaaaacagtggggaaaattcgggcagtttttatctgggtaaaatttcgggcaaatcaacccctccagctaaatcaaagagtccccatacgcccatgatTACAGATGATGACAAAGATGAAGCAAAGtgacatatgtatatataaaactaattttattggTGTATTACAGTGATAAATCGAATATAAACTTGCTTtgctatacattaataaattagtCTTATCTAGCCGAAAATAACTAGTgatcagaaagaaaaaaaactcgGAAAAAAAATAGACATAAAGGGAACTTGTAGACTCAAAAAAAGGGAACTTTTCCCTGAGTATATTTAGGTACAGCTCTGTATATTcacacaaaaagaaagaaaaaagaattctTATACTTAACAcatgttaatgtttgtattataaaGGGACCCCAAAGCTGAAAGGTGAGGAGACCATGACTGTCACGGTCAACACTGGAGAGGCATTAGATCTCATGTGCAGAGTGGATGGCAGCCCGGTTCCAAGTATCACGTGGCTGAGGAACGACATTCCCATAGTTTCTGGAGAAAGCGCCGTCGTCACGAGTTACAGCGGAATCCCCGATTCTCGGTTAGTTGTGCTCAAAACGGACGAGAACAGTGCAGGACTATTTAAGTGTGTCGCAGAAAACTATTTAGGTTTAGCCGAACAGAAGTTTTGGGTCATGTTGAAGGAAGTTCCTTGTGCTGTGGTAGGTAGCCATTCGGTGGTGTGGACGTCCTCCGTAACACTGCTAGTGTTGTGTGTTTTATCATCTGTACTGGTTTAACTCATCACAGAAAGGCCAGGGCTACTACAATGCTGTATCCATTCTTCATCTCTTTGCCatgcagaggcggatccagaattttgtaaagtggggggggggtctcaAAATTCTGAAAAGGGGCACGTCAAGAGTttgttgaaggaaggaaatgttttatttaacgatacactcaacacattttaattatggttatatggttatggacatatggttaaggaccacacagatattgagagaggaaacatgctgtcgccacttcatggggtactctttccaattagcagcaaagagatcttttatatgcaccatcccacagacagggtaggacataccacagcctttgcgcggtcggtgtaggattgatccacgtcggtgggcccattaggctatttgtgtggttcttaaccatatgtctgacaccatataaccataaataaaatgtgttgagtgcatcaatttaaaacatttttctttctttctttccatggGCTGATGGAAGAAGCTACTAGTAgacactcaacatatttcaaACACTGCTATGCAGGCTTGAATTTGATGGGGGTTTTTTAACAAAGAAAGAATTGCACCAGAatcgtaaaaattatataatctAGATATTTTGAGATTCCACCTCATAATCTTACAGCCTGGATTTATACAAATTATGCAGCATGACTGGAGCTTACAATGAAATGGTGCATAGTGTGATGCCACtttatcaggggtgggaattggtaaACTGTacaaaaagaggaaatctagaggggtcccggaaattcatgaaatcctaggttaaaatc includes the following:
- the LOC121391625 gene encoding hemicentin-1-like, with the protein product MKEEKATDFKHEITGLEPQATYYVMVIGEDEVGITASSKQSSVGTMPEENKMAAVESGIEQTGSGNGTMMDYDFDEYEDYEPEFSEKTTEKYTSISPPVLNTTENSSSAMENSNKSLPIPSDENHMEISASDFQNTTALLYSTTTTKSMTASTRINTTVTVLSNATTISFTSNDNRENISTVTTKKSEVLMKTTVNYDLSKSSEKQDHTTAVRSDQDQVTRFTVVQTTTDMKKAKTTRTSHPTDDTRVHIVTNEVFTVTLKPNGRPNHWTPKLKGEETMTVTVNTGEALDLMCRVDGSPVPSITWLRNDIPIVSGESAVVTSYSGIPDSRLVVLKTDENSAGLFKCVAENYLGLAEQKFWVMLKEVPCAVVGSHSVVWTSSVTLLVLCVLSSVLV